One segment of Pseudodesulfovibrio sp. 5S69 DNA contains the following:
- the pyrH gene encoding UMP kinase, producing MTKTRYSRILLKLSGEALAGDQQFGIEPEAIGQFAKEIAEVAATGLQIALVIGGGNIFRGMAASAKGMDRAQGDYMGMLATVMNALAVQDALEKNGCDTRVMTALSMADVAEPYIRRRALRHMDKGRVVICAAGTGNPYFTTDSAAALRALELKCDAIFKATKVDGVYDKDPVKYDDAVKFETVSYMETLEKRLGVMDSTAISMARDNNLPIIVFNLYKEGNIRRAANGETIGTIVQGE from the coding sequence ATGACCAAGACGCGTTATTCGCGGATTCTACTGAAACTGAGCGGCGAGGCCCTGGCCGGGGACCAGCAGTTCGGCATCGAGCCCGAGGCCATCGGGCAGTTCGCCAAGGAGATCGCCGAAGTGGCCGCCACCGGCCTGCAGATCGCCCTCGTCATCGGCGGCGGCAACATCTTTCGCGGCATGGCCGCCTCGGCCAAGGGCATGGACCGCGCCCAGGGCGACTACATGGGCATGCTGGCCACGGTCATGAACGCCCTGGCCGTCCAGGACGCGCTCGAAAAGAACGGCTGCGACACCCGGGTCATGACCGCCCTGTCCATGGCCGACGTGGCCGAGCCCTACATCCGCCGCCGGGCGCTCCGGCACATGGACAAAGGCCGCGTGGTCATCTGTGCCGCCGGTACCGGCAACCCCTACTTCACCACCGACTCGGCCGCGGCCCTGCGCGCGCTCGAGCTCAAGTGCGACGCCATCTTCAAGGCCACCAAGGTGGACGGCGTGTACGACAAGGACCCGGTCAAATACGACGACGCGGTCAAATTCGAAACGGTCTCGTATATGGAAACCCTGGAAAAGCGGCTCGGCGTCATGGACTCCACGGCCATTTCCATGGCCAGGGACAACAACCTGCCGATCATCGTCTTCAACCTGTACAAGGAAGGCAACATCCGCAGGGCCGCCAACGGCGAAACCATCGGAACGATTGTTCAAGGAGAATAA
- the tsf gene encoding translation elongation factor Ts codes for MSITAAQVKALREKTGAGMMDCKKALAESGGDEEKAVMYLREKGLSKAAKKAGRATSEGLVTPYVSEDGKTAVIAELLCETDFVAKGDDFVAFAEALSKKIADLDVTSGDAADLPAEVADVTDLIAKLGENMGVGRFAKVSTDGVLGVYIHSNNKLGVIVELTGTDDAEVAKDVAMHVAAMNPACISPEELPAETLEKEKALYLKQAMDEGKPEAIAEKIVTGRLNKFYKDVCLIEQAFIKDDKQTIKQILKGGTVASFHRLALGEKAE; via the coding sequence ATGTCGATCACTGCCGCACAAGTTAAGGCCCTGCGCGAGAAAACCGGCGCGGGCATGATGGATTGCAAGAAGGCCCTGGCCGAGTCCGGAGGGGACGAGGAAAAGGCCGTCATGTACCTTCGCGAGAAGGGGCTGTCCAAGGCCGCCAAGAAGGCCGGACGCGCCACCTCCGAAGGGTTGGTCACTCCCTACGTCTCCGAGGACGGCAAGACCGCCGTCATCGCCGAGCTGCTCTGCGAGACCGACTTCGTGGCCAAGGGCGACGACTTCGTCGCCTTCGCCGAAGCCCTGTCCAAGAAGATCGCCGACCTGGACGTGACCTCCGGCGACGCCGCCGATCTGCCCGCAGAGGTGGCCGACGTCACCGACCTGATCGCCAAGCTGGGCGAGAACATGGGCGTGGGCCGCTTCGCCAAGGTCTCCACCGACGGCGTGCTGGGCGTGTACATCCACTCCAACAACAAGCTGGGCGTCATCGTCGAACTGACCGGCACCGACGACGCCGAGGTCGCCAAGGACGTGGCCATGCACGTGGCCGCCATGAACCCGGCGTGCATCTCCCCCGAGGAGCTCCCGGCCGAGACCCTGGAAAAGGAAAAGGCCCTGTACCTCAAGCAGGCCATGGACGAGGGCAAGCCCGAGGCCATCGCCGAAAAGATCGTTACCGGCCGCCTGAACAAGTTCTACAAGGACGTCTGCCTGATCGAACAGGCCTTCATCAAGGACGACAAGCAGACCATCAAGCAGATCCTGAAAGGCGGCACCGTGGCCAGCTTCCACCGCTTGGCGCTCGGTGAAAAGGCCGAGTAA
- the rpsB gene encoding 30S ribosomal protein S2, giving the protein MAYVTMKQMLETGVHFGHQTRRWNPKMRPYIFGARNGIHIMDLQQTVKMFATAHDFIVDTVAKGGKVLFIGTKRQAQESVKAEAERAGMFFVTHRWMGGTLTNFQTIKKSIDRLKTLEQMFEDGSISRYTKKEAVGMNREVKKLNLALGGIKDMTDAPKAAFVIDPKREQIAIQECRKLGIPVVAVVDSNCDPDMVDYIIPGNDDAIRAIKLFATHMADACLEGAAMQKDYEANARAEAKAAAEAAKEEVVAEKAATETETEEKAEAPAEAASEE; this is encoded by the coding sequence ATGGCTTACGTTACTATGAAGCAGATGCTGGAGACCGGCGTCCACTTCGGCCACCAGACCCGCCGTTGGAACCCCAAAATGCGCCCCTACATCTTCGGCGCCCGCAACGGCATCCACATCATGGACCTGCAGCAGACGGTCAAGATGTTTGCCACCGCCCATGACTTCATCGTCGACACCGTGGCCAAGGGCGGCAAGGTGCTGTTCATCGGCACCAAGCGCCAGGCCCAGGAATCCGTCAAGGCCGAGGCCGAGCGCGCCGGCATGTTCTTCGTCACCCACCGCTGGATGGGCGGCACCCTGACCAACTTCCAGACCATCAAGAAGTCCATCGACCGCCTCAAGACCCTTGAGCAGATGTTCGAGGACGGTTCCATCTCCCGCTACACCAAGAAGGAAGCCGTGGGCATGAACCGCGAGGTCAAGAAGCTGAACCTGGCGCTCGGCGGCATCAAGGACATGACCGACGCCCCCAAGGCCGCCTTCGTCATCGATCCCAAGCGCGAGCAGATCGCCATTCAGGAATGCCGCAAGCTCGGCATCCCGGTCGTGGCCGTGGTCGACTCCAACTGCGACCCGGACATGGTCGACTACATCATCCCCGGCAATGATGACGCCATCCGCGCCATCAAGCTGTTCGCCACCCACATGGCCGACGCCTGCCTCGAAGGCGCCGCCATGCAGAAGGATTATGAGGCCAACGCCAGGGCCGAAGCCAAGGCCGCTGCCGAAGCCGCCAAGGAAGAGGTCGTCGCCGAAAAGGCCGCCACCGAAACCGAAACCGAAGAGAAGGCCGAGGCTCCCGCCGAAGCCGCTTCCGAGGAGTAG
- a CDS encoding SPL family radical SAM protein, producing MTKLPSHLRKIGQVFVDESMTDTPIARRVRERLAEGGLEDIPWTVVPPDQDRVVFDRGETQAVYLKEYKGRFLRFCPGTRAYHCCGYRIIHIGENCPMACSYCILQAYFQDRVLKVWANQDALFRELADGFGADRNTRYRVGTGEFTDSLALEHLTGYSHDLVHFLEDYDNVVLELKSKVVDLTWMDGTTRTDRVLPAWSLNAPFINEHEEFGVSTLTERLEAARTCAEAGFKVCLHFDPIIRFDGWREGYAEIIDRIFDYVQPEQIAYMSLGSFRCMPQLNPIIEDKFPETTYIYNEFVPGLDGKARLLRPLRVEQFKFMVDRLRAHGMEEQLYFCMESTEVWNEVFGYAPQDFGGLGKRLMKRAFGE from the coding sequence ATGACTAAGCTGCCCAGCCATCTGCGCAAGATCGGCCAGGTGTTCGTGGACGAGTCCATGACCGATACGCCCATCGCCCGCCGGGTTCGCGAACGGTTGGCCGAGGGCGGTCTCGAGGATATCCCATGGACCGTTGTTCCGCCCGACCAGGACCGCGTAGTCTTCGACCGGGGCGAGACCCAGGCCGTGTACCTCAAGGAATACAAGGGGCGGTTCCTGCGCTTCTGTCCCGGTACCCGCGCCTACCACTGCTGCGGCTACCGGATCATCCACATCGGCGAGAACTGCCCCATGGCCTGCTCCTACTGCATCCTCCAGGCCTATTTCCAGGACCGGGTGCTCAAGGTCTGGGCCAACCAGGACGCCCTGTTCCGCGAGTTGGCCGACGGCTTCGGCGCGGACCGGAACACCCGCTACCGGGTGGGCACCGGCGAGTTCACCGATTCCCTGGCCCTGGAGCACCTGACCGGCTACAGCCACGACCTGGTCCATTTCCTCGAGGATTACGACAACGTGGTCCTGGAGCTGAAGTCCAAGGTGGTGGACCTGACCTGGATGGACGGGACCACGCGCACGGACCGCGTCCTGCCCGCCTGGTCCCTGAACGCCCCGTTCATCAACGAGCACGAGGAGTTCGGCGTATCCACCCTGACCGAACGCTTGGAGGCGGCCCGGACCTGCGCCGAGGCGGGCTTCAAGGTCTGCCTGCACTTCGACCCGATCATCCGCTTCGACGGCTGGCGCGAGGGATACGCCGAAATCATCGACCGCATCTTCGACTACGTGCAACCCGAGCAGATCGCCTACATGTCGCTCGGCTCCTTCCGCTGCATGCCCCAGCTCAACCCGATCATCGAGGACAAGTTCCCGGAGACCACGTACATATATAATGAATTCGTCCCCGGCCTGGACGGCAAGGCCCGCCTGCTCCGCCCCCTGCGTGTGGAACAGTTCAAGTTCATGGTCGACCGGCTGCGCGCCCACGGCATGGAGGAGCAGCTCTACTTCTGCATGGAGTCCACCGAGGTCTGGAACGAGGTCTTCGGCTACGCGCCGCAGGACTTCGGCGGGCTGGGCAAGCGGCTGATGAAGCGGGCGTTCGGCGAGTGA
- a CDS encoding elongation factor G, producing MPDLKTQRTYALVGHGGSGKTTVAEMLLFNAGVVNRLGKVEEGSTVLDFEPEEIKRRGSIQPGFASFKWNKNDHFLIDTPGDSNFAGDLSYSLTAADGAVMVIDAVDGVKPLTRKIWAQVQDMGLPSMIVINKMDRDRADFDLAFNGIHDALGARPALLYYPIGAKENFKGVVDMLSGKAMMFGADGAVTEGEIPGDIADEVETIRETMIENIAESDEELMEKYFEEGELAPEDITKGLQAGVASGELVPVVVSAALNCQGGQMILDTVQSLLPGPLDHKPWQGEDGSELASSPDEPLACFVFKTQADPFAGQLTVVRVLAGQLSPDSQLVNTANGEKERVGQLLLMNGKEQTPVKTPMGPGAIVTLAKLKSTHTGDTLVEKGEFKLAKPELAPQLITFALAPEEKGDEDKVYAAVAKLLEEDITLTLGRDEESADILLSGMGQNHIEISVEKAKRRYKTAILLKTPKVPYRETFKTGAKEIQGRHKKQSGGRGQFGDCWIHVAPRASGEGYEFVDQIVGGSIPRQFIPAVDKGIQETAARGVLAGYPVIDFQVTLYDGSYHNVDSSEMAFKVAGSLAFKKACEKAKMALLEPIMLVTVAVPDSFMGDVIGDLSSRRGKVLGSDSQAGITEVKAHVPMAEMLRYAPDLNSMTGGQGTFFMEFAAYEECPPQETEKVIAANKKHDEE from the coding sequence ATGCCTGACCTCAAGACCCAAAGAACGTATGCACTCGTCGGTCACGGCGGTAGCGGCAAAACCACCGTCGCCGAGATGCTGCTTTTCAACGCGGGAGTTGTAAACCGCCTCGGCAAAGTCGAAGAAGGGAGCACCGTCCTCGACTTCGAGCCCGAGGAAATCAAGCGTCGCGGTTCGATTCAGCCCGGTTTCGCCAGCTTCAAGTGGAACAAGAACGACCACTTTCTCATCGACACCCCCGGCGACTCCAACTTTGCCGGTGATCTTTCCTACTCCCTGACCGCCGCCGACGGCGCGGTCATGGTCATCGACGCCGTGGACGGCGTCAAGCCGCTGACCCGCAAGATCTGGGCCCAGGTCCAGGACATGGGTCTTCCCTCCATGATCGTCATCAACAAGATGGACCGTGACCGGGCCGATTTCGACCTGGCCTTCAACGGCATCCACGATGCCCTGGGCGCGCGTCCCGCGCTGCTCTACTATCCCATCGGCGCCAAGGAGAATTTCAAGGGCGTGGTGGACATGCTCTCCGGCAAGGCGATGATGTTCGGTGCGGACGGCGCGGTCACCGAGGGCGAGATCCCCGGCGACATCGCCGACGAGGTCGAGACCATCCGCGAGACCATGATCGAGAACATCGCCGAATCCGACGAAGAGCTCATGGAGAAATATTTCGAGGAAGGCGAACTGGCCCCCGAGGACATCACCAAGGGCCTCCAGGCGGGCGTCGCCTCCGGTGAGCTTGTCCCGGTGGTCGTGTCCGCCGCGCTCAACTGCCAGGGCGGCCAGATGATCCTGGACACCGTGCAGAGCCTGCTGCCCGGCCCGCTGGACCACAAGCCGTGGCAGGGCGAGGACGGCAGCGAACTGGCCAGCTCGCCGGACGAGCCCCTGGCCTGTTTCGTTTTCAAGACCCAGGCCGACCCGTTCGCGGGCCAACTGACCGTGGTCCGCGTCCTGGCGGGCCAACTCTCTCCCGACTCCCAACTGGTCAACACGGCCAACGGCGAAAAGGAACGCGTGGGCCAGCTCCTGCTCATGAACGGCAAGGAGCAAACCCCGGTCAAAACCCCGATGGGACCGGGCGCCATCGTCACTCTGGCCAAGCTCAAGAGCACCCACACCGGCGACACCCTGGTGGAGAAGGGCGAGTTCAAGCTGGCCAAGCCGGAACTGGCCCCGCAGTTGATCACTTTCGCCCTGGCCCCCGAGGAGAAGGGCGACGAGGACAAGGTCTACGCCGCCGTGGCCAAGCTGCTTGAAGAGGACATCACCCTGACGCTCGGCCGCGACGAGGAGTCCGCCGACATCCTGCTCTCGGGCATGGGTCAGAACCACATCGAAATCTCGGTCGAGAAGGCCAAGCGCCGCTACAAGACCGCCATCCTGCTCAAGACTCCCAAGGTCCCGTACCGCGAGACCTTCAAGACAGGGGCCAAGGAAATCCAGGGCCGCCACAAGAAGCAGTCCGGCGGCCGCGGCCAGTTCGGCGACTGCTGGATCCACGTCGCCCCCCGTGCGTCCGGCGAGGGCTACGAGTTCGTGGACCAGATCGTGGGCGGCTCCATCCCGCGCCAGTTCATCCCGGCCGTGGACAAGGGCATCCAGGAGACCGCCGCGCGTGGCGTGCTCGCGGGCTACCCGGTCATCGACTTCCAGGTGACCCTGTACGACGGCAGCTACCACAACGTGGACTCCTCGGAAATGGCCTTCAAAGTGGCCGGTTCCCTGGCCTTCAAGAAGGCCTGCGAAAAGGCCAAGATGGCCCTGCTCGAACCGATCATGCTGGTCACCGTGGCCGTGCCCGACTCGTTCATGGGCGACGTCATCGGCGACTTGTCGTCACGGCGCGGCAAGGTGCTCGGCTCCGATTCCCAGGCGGGCATCACCGAGGTCAAGGCCCACGTGCCCATGGCCGAGATGTTGCGCTACGCTCCGGACCTCAACTCCATGACCGGCGGCCAGGGCACCTTCTTCATGGAGTTCGCCGCCTACGAGGAATGCCCGCCCCAGGAGACCGAAAAGGTCATCGCGGCCAACAAAAAGCACGACGAAGAATAA
- a CDS encoding lysophospholipid acyltransferase family protein produces the protein MLRRLFFTILLVPVTIWYSLKMLGVDPETATPEEYDRWGLAWGAAAVKLSGIRIEADMGDVDPKGHYVFIGNHQSNLDIPVLFYLLKGNRIRFVAKKSLFEIPIYGKALGHAGHICIDRGNRRAAMQSLNEAVETAKAGISPLIFPEGTRNLDLSKLMDFKIGAMILALKAGLPVVPFVMTNTGRIMGKGDFFIDNRPVVRFKALPVIDPAQYTLKERERFKDDLYAMMNEAYQELLAKG, from the coding sequence ATGCTTCGACGACTTTTCTTCACCATACTGCTCGTACCGGTAACCATCTGGTATTCCCTCAAGATGCTCGGGGTGGACCCGGAGACGGCCACGCCCGAGGAATACGACCGCTGGGGGCTGGCCTGGGGGGCGGCCGCCGTGAAGTTGTCGGGTATCCGGATCGAGGCGGACATGGGCGACGTGGACCCGAAGGGACACTACGTGTTCATCGGCAACCACCAGTCCAACCTGGATATTCCCGTGCTTTTCTACCTGCTCAAGGGCAACCGCATCCGCTTCGTGGCCAAGAAGTCCCTGTTCGAGATTCCCATCTACGGCAAGGCGCTCGGCCACGCCGGGCACATCTGCATCGACCGGGGGAACCGGCGCGCGGCCATGCAATCCCTGAACGAGGCCGTGGAGACCGCCAAGGCGGGCATCTCGCCGCTCATCTTCCCGGAGGGCACGCGCAACCTGGATCTGAGCAAGCTCATGGATTTCAAGATAGGGGCCATGATCCTGGCCCTCAAGGCCGGGCTGCCCGTGGTCCCGTTCGTCATGACCAACACCGGGCGCATCATGGGCAAGGGCGATTTCTTCATCGACAACCGTCCCGTGGTCCGGTTCAAGGCGCTGCCGGTCATCGACCCGGCGCAGTACACCCTCAAGGAACGCGAACGGTTCAAGGACGACCTCTATGCCATGATGAACGAGGCGTACCAGGAACTGCTGGCAAAGGGGTAG
- a CDS encoding ribonuclease J → MNCMLYRTDKSLVMVDCGLMFPEDYHFGVDVVIPCFDFVLRNKKMLNGIVLTHGHEDHIGALPWLLQNVDVPVYGSEFTLGLVENKLREHDLDRWADLRPVRPYDRLLLGDFRFNFFPVCHSIIEGFGLGIETPVGRVVHTGDFKIDRNPLGGHATDLAAFRKFSDEGVRLMLSDSTNVGSEGFALTEREIKVSLREIFNTAKGRILVSLFSSHIQRIQEIFDLADAEGRKVAVSGKSLHRNIELARDQGHLKVPKGTFIELDALDEYGDSQLVLLVTGSQGEPLAALSRIAMGEHRQLSVRPDDLFILSSRFIPGNVKAINRVINNLYRLGAEVLYEKMHGIHASGHAHAGELTLMLQTVRPEYFIPVHGEYRHLVKHRRLAVDCGVEDEKSMVVENGQPVTFNEDGSIELLPRIAADKILVDGKGVGDVGQSVLKERQLLAGEGMVIVVLVVDEASGEISMGPDIMSKGFVFEQQYMHLLDDAKCIVLDVHENIAPGDTAKLKERIRSALRRFFRKVLGRDPVVVPLVISI, encoded by the coding sequence ATGAACTGCATGCTCTACCGGACCGACAAATCGCTGGTCATGGTGGACTGCGGCCTGATGTTCCCGGAGGACTACCATTTCGGCGTGGACGTGGTCATCCCCTGTTTCGACTTCGTCCTGCGCAACAAGAAGATGCTCAACGGCATCGTCCTGACCCACGGCCACGAGGACCACATCGGCGCGCTGCCCTGGCTCCTGCAGAACGTGGACGTGCCGGTCTACGGCTCGGAGTTCACCCTCGGCCTGGTGGAGAACAAGCTGCGCGAGCACGACCTGGACCGCTGGGCCGACCTGCGCCCGGTGCGGCCCTACGACCGCCTCCTGCTCGGCGATTTCCGCTTCAATTTTTTCCCGGTCTGCCACTCCATCATCGAGGGGTTCGGCCTGGGCATCGAGACTCCGGTGGGCCGGGTGGTGCACACCGGCGACTTCAAGATCGACCGCAACCCGCTGGGCGGCCACGCCACGGACCTGGCCGCGTTCCGCAAGTTTTCGGACGAGGGCGTGCGGTTGATGCTCTCGGACTCCACCAACGTGGGCAGCGAGGGGTTCGCCCTGACCGAGCGGGAGATCAAGGTCTCCCTGCGCGAGATATTCAACACCGCCAAGGGGCGCATCCTGGTCTCCCTCTTTTCCAGCCACATCCAGCGCATCCAGGAAATCTTCGACCTGGCCGACGCGGAAGGGCGCAAGGTGGCCGTGTCGGGCAAGTCCCTGCACCGCAACATCGAGCTGGCCCGCGACCAGGGACACCTCAAGGTGCCCAAGGGCACGTTCATCGAGCTGGACGCCCTGGACGAATACGGCGACTCCCAGCTGGTCCTGCTGGTCACCGGCTCCCAGGGGGAGCCCCTGGCCGCCCTGTCGCGCATCGCCATGGGCGAGCACCGGCAATTGTCCGTGCGGCCCGACGACCTGTTCATCCTCTCCTCGCGGTTCATTCCCGGCAACGTCAAGGCCATCAACCGGGTCATCAACAACCTCTACCGCCTCGGGGCCGAGGTCCTGTACGAGAAAATGCACGGCATCCACGCCTCGGGCCACGCCCACGCGGGCGAACTGACGTTGATGCTCCAGACCGTGCGGCCCGAATATTTCATTCCCGTGCACGGCGAGTACCGCCATCTGGTCAAGCACCGGCGGCTGGCCGTGGACTGCGGCGTTGAGGACGAAAAATCCATGGTCGTGGAAAACGGCCAGCCCGTGACGTTCAATGAGGACGGCTCCATCGAGCTGCTGCCGCGCATCGCGGCGGACAAGATTCTCGTGGACGGCAAGGGCGTGGGCGACGTGGGCCAATCCGTGCTCAAGGAGCGCCAATTGCTCGCGGGCGAGGGCATGGTCATCGTGGTCCTGGTCGTGGACGAGGCCTCGGGCGAGATTTCCATGGGCCCGGACATCATGAGCAAGGGGTTCGTTTTCGAGCAGCAGTACATGCATCTCCTGGATGACGCCAAGTGCATCGTCCTGGATGTGCACGAGAACATCGCGCCCGGCGACACGGCCAAGCTCAAGGAGCGCATCCGTTCGGCCCTGCGCCGGTTCTTCCGCAAGGTGCTCGGCCGCGACCCTGTGGTCGTCCCCCTGGTCATTTCCATCTAG
- a CDS encoding serine dehydratase subunit alpha family protein: MSFTVKDVLSIQVAPALGCTEPVAIALGAAAAVSLLPGKRFDSLEVAVDPNVYKNGLAVSIPGAGGLSGLDTAAALGAAGGDPALRLEVLQSVTDEDVKTAKQALAQNRVKVTLIKDHQGLLIRSKAVAGETVAESVIEGLHDNIVSLTLNGEPVESPLIRTRADGAPSPVAAMEAWLKTLTLNELMALTDELDEDDYAFLQEGVDVNVRLAEQGLKYGLGLGVGKTLERLCRQGLIKKDMMLAARVLASAAADARMSGASLPAMSSAGSGNHGLTAILPIWAVKDYVEGVEIRDVLEAVALSHIVTAFVKAHTGRLSAICGCSVAAGAGATAGITFLLGGDAHHIAGAIKNLLEDLAGIICDGAKTGCALKLATAAGTAVQAALFSLQGVNVHHTDGIIGLSSEDTMRNVGTLAVDGMIQTDQTILEIMLKKRFSDV; the protein is encoded by the coding sequence ATGAGCTTCACGGTCAAGGACGTTCTTTCCATCCAGGTCGCCCCGGCGCTCGGCTGCACCGAGCCCGTGGCCATCGCCCTGGGCGCGGCGGCCGCCGTGTCCCTGCTGCCCGGCAAACGCTTCGACTCCCTCGAAGTGGCCGTGGATCCCAACGTGTACAAGAACGGTCTGGCCGTCTCCATCCCCGGCGCGGGCGGCCTGTCCGGCCTGGACACCGCCGCCGCACTCGGTGCCGCGGGCGGCGACCCGGCCCTGCGTCTGGAGGTGCTGCAAAGCGTCACCGACGAAGACGTCAAGACCGCGAAACAGGCCCTGGCCCAAAATCGGGTGAAGGTCACCCTGATCAAGGACCACCAGGGGTTGCTCATCCGCTCCAAGGCGGTGGCGGGCGAGACCGTGGCCGAGTCGGTCATCGAGGGGCTGCACGACAATATCGTCTCCCTGACGCTGAACGGCGAGCCCGTGGAGAGCCCGCTCATCCGCACGAGGGCCGACGGCGCCCCCTCCCCGGTGGCCGCCATGGAGGCGTGGCTCAAGACCCTGACGCTCAACGAGCTCATGGCCCTGACCGACGAGTTGGACGAGGACGATTACGCTTTCCTGCAGGAGGGTGTGGACGTGAACGTGCGTCTGGCCGAACAGGGCCTCAAGTACGGCCTCGGCCTGGGCGTGGGCAAGACCCTGGAACGGCTCTGCCGCCAGGGGCTGATCAAGAAGGACATGATGCTGGCCGCGCGCGTCCTGGCCTCGGCCGCCGCGGACGCGCGCATGTCCGGCGCCTCCCTGCCCGCCATGTCCTCGGCCGGGTCCGGCAACCACGGCCTGACCGCCATCCTGCCCATCTGGGCGGTCAAGGATTACGTGGAGGGCGTGGAGATCCGGGACGTGCTTGAAGCCGTGGCCCTCTCCCACATCGTCACCGCCTTCGTCAAGGCGCACACCGGCCGCCTGTCCGCCATCTGCGGCTGCTCCGTGGCCGCCGGAGCCGGGGCCACGGCAGGCATCACCTTCCTGCTCGGCGGCGACGCCCACCACATCGCCGGGGCCATCAAGAATCTCCTGGAGGATCTGGCCGGGATCATCTGCGACGGTGCCAAGACCGGCTGCGCCCTCAAGCTGGCCACCGCCGCCGGCACCGCGGTCCAGGCCGCCCTCTTCTCCCTCCAGGGCGTCAACGTCCACCACACCGACGGCATCATCGGTCTGTCCTCCGAGGACACCATGCGGAATGTGGGCACGTTGGCGGTGGATGGGATGATACAGACGGATCAGACGATCTTAGAAATTATGCTGAAGAAGCGGTTCTCGGACGTATAG